From one Streptomyces sp. NBC_01478 genomic stretch:
- a CDS encoding ABC transporter ATP-binding protein, translated as MIDAYEDPGTPDCRGGWRFLWWLVLRQPWRAVSGALLSSVWMVLMAAAPYLMSRAVDDGLVPGDMGALAWWTGALFVIGAVNAWLSIMRHRTMTRVRIDANFRTVKLIVGQTVRLGAVLSRRARAGEVITTGVGDVWTIAQCLTVVGPGFGALVVYGVVAGVLLSISAPLAAVVLLGVPVIALLAGPLTLRLQSVETEYRERQGVLTARIGDLAGGLRVLNGLGGKGLFADAFRRDSQRLRAQGYRVGAVASWVQAVGMGLPTLFLAVVTWLAARLAAQGQLSIGELVAVYGYVAVLIGPVSFFVQMVYELSRGVVAARRVVALLRLEPALDTGELAAPAEPAALHDPDSGVRVLPGRLTALVGARPGDALAVVDRLGRYAPSVATWGGVRLDAMPLDQVRARILVADNEADLFAGPLTEVVSGRRERSTEAMARAVRASAADDIVQGLPEGLDSEVAAQGRSLSGGQRQRVRLIRALLAEPEVLLAVEPTSALDAHTEAAVARRLHAERAGRTTVVTTTSPLVLDHADTVHYLVDGKVAASGGHRRLLADEPGYRALVARDTEEEEVVR; from the coding sequence ATGATCGACGCGTACGAGGATCCCGGGACACCCGACTGTCGGGGCGGCTGGCGGTTCCTGTGGTGGCTGGTGCTGCGGCAGCCGTGGCGGGCGGTGTCCGGCGCGCTGCTGTCGAGCGTGTGGATGGTGCTGATGGCGGCGGCGCCGTATCTGATGTCCCGGGCGGTGGACGACGGGCTGGTGCCGGGGGACATGGGCGCGCTGGCCTGGTGGACCGGGGCGCTGTTCGTGATCGGCGCGGTCAACGCATGGCTGAGCATCATGCGGCACCGCACGATGACCCGGGTCCGGATCGACGCCAACTTCCGTACGGTCAAGCTGATCGTCGGCCAGACCGTCCGACTGGGCGCCGTGCTCTCGCGCCGGGCGCGGGCCGGCGAGGTGATCACGACCGGCGTCGGCGACGTGTGGACGATCGCCCAGTGCCTGACCGTCGTCGGCCCCGGCTTCGGCGCCCTCGTCGTCTACGGCGTGGTCGCGGGCGTGCTGCTGTCGATCTCGGCGCCGCTCGCCGCCGTCGTACTGCTGGGCGTGCCGGTGATCGCGCTGCTCGCGGGGCCGTTGACGCTGCGGCTGCAGAGCGTGGAGACGGAGTACCGGGAGCGGCAGGGCGTGCTGACCGCGCGCATCGGCGATCTCGCGGGCGGCCTGCGGGTCCTCAACGGCCTCGGCGGCAAAGGGCTGTTCGCGGACGCGTTCCGCCGTGACTCGCAGCGGCTGCGCGCCCAGGGCTACCGGGTGGGCGCGGTGGCGAGCTGGGTGCAGGCGGTCGGGATGGGGCTGCCGACGCTGTTCCTCGCGGTCGTGACCTGGCTCGCGGCCCGGCTGGCGGCCCAGGGGCAGCTCAGCATCGGCGAGTTGGTGGCCGTGTACGGCTATGTCGCGGTCCTGATCGGCCCGGTGTCCTTCTTCGTGCAGATGGTCTACGAGTTGAGCCGTGGCGTGGTGGCCGCGCGTCGGGTCGTAGCGCTGCTGCGGCTGGAACCCGCGCTGGACACCGGGGAGTTGGCCGCTCCCGCGGAACCGGCCGCGTTGCACGATCCCGACTCGGGGGTGCGGGTGCTGCCGGGGCGGCTGACCGCGCTGGTCGGGGCGCGGCCCGGGGACGCGCTGGCCGTGGTGGACCGGCTCGGGCGGTACGCGCCGTCCGTGGCGACCTGGGGCGGGGTGCGGCTGGACGCGATGCCGCTGGACCAGGTGCGGGCGCGGATCCTGGTCGCCGACAACGAGGCCGACCTGTTCGCCGGACCGCTCACGGAGGTGGTGTCCGGGCGCCGGGAGCGGTCCACGGAGGCGATGGCGCGGGCCGTGCGCGCGTCCGCCGCCGACGACATCGTGCAGGGGCTGCCGGAAGGGCTGGACTCGGAGGTGGCCGCGCAGGGGCGCAGCCTCTCCGGGGGCCAGCGTCAACGGGTGCGGCTGATAAGGGCGTTGCTCGCCGAGCCGGAGGTGCTGCTCGCGGTGGAGCCGACCTCGGCGCTCGACGCGCACACGGAGGCGGCGGTCGCACGGCGGCTGCACGCGGAGCGCGCGGGCCGTACGACGGTGGTGACCACGACGTCCCCGCTGGTCCTCGACCACGCGGACACCGTGCACTACCTGGTCGACGGCAAGGTCGCGGCCAGCGGCGGCCATCGCCGGCTGCTGGCGGACGAGCCGGGCTACCGCGCGCTGGTGGCCCGGGACACGGAAGAGGAAGAGGTCGTGCGGTGA
- a CDS encoding aldo/keto reductase, producing MQYRTLGRTGVQVGSLALGAMNFGRIGRTTQEEVTGIVDAALAAGVNLIDTADAYSGGESEELLGKAIAGRRDDIVLATKASLPMGEERNHQGASRRWLITELDNSLRRLGVDHVDLYQIHRWDPRTGDEETLSTLTDLQRAGKIRYFGSSTYPAYRIVQAQWAARENHLGRYVTEQPGYSILQRGAETHVLPVTEEYGLGVLVWSPLASGWLSGAIRADRPIGTSRSAFMPQRFDTTVPANRAKLDAVEQLARVADEAGLTMIQLALGFVTAHPAVTSALIGPRTLDHLDAQLAAADTVLSADVLDAIDTIVAPGTDLAAHEKHDTPPALLDPSLRRR from the coding sequence ATGCAGTACCGCACCCTGGGCCGCACCGGTGTACAGGTCGGCTCTCTCGCGCTCGGCGCGATGAACTTCGGCAGGATCGGGCGGACCACGCAGGAGGAGGTCACCGGAATCGTCGACGCGGCTCTCGCCGCCGGGGTCAATCTCATCGACACCGCCGACGCGTACAGCGGCGGCGAGTCCGAGGAGCTGCTCGGCAAGGCGATCGCCGGGCGCCGTGACGACATCGTGCTGGCCACGAAGGCGAGCCTGCCGATGGGCGAGGAGCGCAACCACCAGGGCGCCTCGCGCCGCTGGCTGATCACCGAGCTGGACAACAGCCTGCGCAGGCTCGGCGTCGACCATGTCGACCTGTACCAGATCCACCGCTGGGACCCGCGCACCGGCGACGAGGAGACCCTGTCCACGCTGACCGACCTCCAACGCGCGGGAAAGATCCGCTACTTCGGCTCCTCGACCTACCCCGCGTACCGCATCGTCCAGGCACAGTGGGCCGCCCGGGAGAACCACCTGGGCCGCTACGTCACCGAACAGCCCGGCTACTCGATCCTCCAGCGCGGGGCGGAGACCCACGTCCTGCCCGTGACCGAGGAGTACGGGCTCGGCGTCCTGGTCTGGAGCCCGCTCGCCTCGGGCTGGCTGTCGGGCGCGATCCGCGCGGACCGGCCCATCGGCACCAGCCGCTCCGCGTTCATGCCCCAGCGCTTCGACACCACCGTCCCCGCCAACCGGGCCAAGCTCGACGCGGTCGAGCAACTGGCCCGGGTCGCCGACGAGGCCGGCCTCACGATGATCCAGCTCGCGCTCGGTTTCGTGACCGCGCACCCCGCCGTGACCAGCGCGCTGATCGGCCCCCGGACCCTGGACCACCTGGACGCGCAGCTCGCCGCCGCGGACACCGTGCTCTCCGCCGACGTACTCGACGCGATCGACACGATCGTCGCCCCCGGCACCGACCTCGCCGCCCACGAGAAGCACGACACCCCGCCCGCACTGCTCGACCCGTCACTGCGCCGCCGCTGA
- a CDS encoding ABC transporter ATP-binding protein, translating into MTAPTTSAPPTDPDDNPEPPLRPAAGDPFDHDDLPTPPGATATLLRSLLAPMKAQVAVTTLLLLLQQAAVQMGPLLVAYAIDRAVPAFRDHDRGPLIAVGVGYLLCALVSGVLQYAFIGASARVNQDVLLDLRGRIFRHAQALSIDFHERYTSGRLISRSTTDIEALRELLSEGLQELITVILSFVYISAMLLWLDLGLGAVAVASFVPLYLLVRVYQRRAVRVYAVRSTAIARVIVKFVETMNGIRPVRAFRREAVNDADFRVLNRHHERSNGDALLEMARYVTGSRLVANTAVAVIVLWGATRVADGSLELGVLAAAVLYLRRLYDPIDRLGMFLNSYQSAAASLEKIAGLLAQTPSVPESSTPVQLPALESEQPGREVVFEGVRFAYRTGGEVLPVFDLTLPAGQTVAVVGSTGAGKSTLAKLLARFYDPSDGRVSLDGVDLRELSVPELRRGVVMVTQEAFLFSGTVAENIAIGRPDAPRAEIERAAKAIGAHDFISALPDGYDTDVRKRGGRISAGQRQLVAFARALLADPAVLILDEATSSLDVPGEQAVQRAMSTVLRGRTAVVIAHRLSTVEIADRVLVMEHGRIIEDGTPADLIAGTGRFAALHQAWRDSLA; encoded by the coding sequence ATGACCGCCCCGACCACCTCCGCGCCGCCCACCGACCCCGACGACAACCCCGAACCCCCGCTCCGGCCCGCCGCAGGCGACCCCTTCGACCACGACGACCTGCCCACTCCCCCGGGCGCGACCGCCACCCTCCTGCGTTCGCTGCTCGCGCCGATGAAGGCCCAGGTCGCCGTCACGACCCTGCTCCTGCTGCTCCAGCAGGCGGCGGTGCAGATGGGCCCGCTGCTGGTGGCATACGCCATCGACCGTGCCGTGCCGGCGTTCCGGGACCACGACCGCGGTCCGCTGATCGCCGTCGGGGTGGGCTATCTGCTGTGCGCGCTCGTCTCCGGCGTGCTGCAGTACGCGTTCATCGGGGCCTCCGCGCGCGTCAACCAGGACGTGCTGCTCGATCTGCGCGGCCGGATCTTCCGGCACGCGCAGGCGCTGAGCATCGACTTCCACGAGCGCTACACGTCCGGCCGGCTCATCTCCCGTTCCACCACGGACATCGAGGCCCTGCGCGAACTGCTCAGCGAGGGACTCCAGGAGCTGATCACGGTCATCCTGTCGTTCGTGTACATCTCGGCGATGCTGCTCTGGCTGGACCTGGGGCTCGGCGCGGTCGCGGTGGCGTCCTTCGTGCCGTTGTATCTGCTGGTGCGGGTCTATCAGCGGCGCGCGGTGCGGGTGTACGCGGTGCGGTCCACGGCGATCGCGCGCGTGATCGTGAAGTTCGTCGAGACGATGAACGGCATCCGCCCGGTCCGCGCGTTCCGCCGCGAGGCGGTGAACGACGCCGACTTCCGCGTCCTCAACCGGCACCACGAACGGTCCAACGGCGACGCCCTGTTGGAGATGGCCCGCTATGTGACCGGCTCCCGCCTGGTCGCCAACACGGCGGTCGCGGTGATCGTGCTGTGGGGCGCGACCCGGGTCGCGGACGGTTCCCTGGAGCTGGGCGTGCTGGCGGCGGCTGTGCTGTATCTACGGCGGCTCTACGACCCGATCGACCGGCTCGGTATGTTCCTCAACTCGTACCAGTCGGCCGCCGCGTCCCTGGAGAAGATCGCGGGGCTGCTGGCCCAGACGCCGTCGGTGCCCGAGTCCTCGACTCCCGTACAGCTCCCGGCACTTGAGTCGGAGCAGCCCGGCCGCGAGGTGGTCTTCGAGGGGGTCCGCTTCGCCTATCGCACCGGCGGCGAGGTGCTGCCCGTCTTCGACCTGACCCTCCCAGCCGGCCAGACGGTCGCCGTGGTCGGCTCCACCGGCGCGGGCAAGTCCACCCTGGCCAAGCTTCTCGCGCGCTTCTACGACCCCTCGGACGGGCGGGTGTCGCTCGACGGCGTCGACCTGCGCGAGCTGTCCGTGCCGGAACTGCGGCGTGGGGTGGTGATGGTGACGCAGGAGGCGTTCCTGTTCTCCGGCACGGTCGCCGAGAACATCGCGATCGGGCGCCCGGACGCGCCCCGCGCGGAGATCGAGCGGGCCGCGAAGGCGATCGGCGCGCACGACTTCATCAGCGCGCTGCCCGACGGCTACGACACGGACGTACGCAAGCGGGGCGGTCGTATCTCGGCGGGCCAGCGCCAACTCGTCGCGTTCGCGCGGGCGTTGCTCGCCGACCCGGCCGTCCTCATCCTCGACGAGGCGACCAGCTCCCTGGACGTCCCGGGCGAACAGGCCGTACAGCGCGCCATGTCGACGGTCCTGCGTGGCCGTACGGCGGTCGTGATCGCCCACCGGCTGTCCACGGTCGAGATCGCGGACCGGGTCCTGGTCATGGAACACGGCCGGATCATCGAGGACGGCACCCCGGCCGACCTGATCGCGGGGACGGGGCGCTTCGCGGCGCTGCATCAGGCTTGGCGGGACAGTCTGGCGTGA
- a CDS encoding ABC transporter ATP-binding protein, whose translation MSTTHAATEDHTDRSAVRTLLRLWPYVRPVRVRLFAASGVAVVASCTGLVFPLVLKWMVDGPVADRDTAGVWLGALYLLLLGIAEAGLFGLRRWLVARPLSRVEAEMRADLYRHLQRLPVAFHDRWPSGQLLSRGTTDLMLLRMFLAFPLTFLLVNSVTILLGVIIMLLQDWTLGLVILGPAVPVIVMCVVFERRYAQVARLAQDQVGDLTTVVEESVLGIRIIKGFGRHRSQARAFRDLSHTLRGTELRKARLLAVIWGVIVTLPELALGATLVLGTIQVADGNLSAGTLVAFLSTALALRWPVESIGFLLAMSQEAATATERYFEVMDVAPEIDVTPSEEAPQRGAGNGATSPNEPAPDNDGIRFSKVTFRYPDAPPDSPPVLDRIDLHIRPGESMALVGATGTGKTTLTALVPRLHEVTSGHITLDGEDITAMPRETLRATVAMAFEEPTLFSASVGENVLMGAEKGAGQPELERALAVAQADFAHALPHGTDTQVGEQGLSLSGGQRQRLALARAVVGAPRFLVLDDPLSALDVHTEAAVEAALRHVLADTTALIVAHRPSTVLLADRVALLSEGRITAVGTHQELLRTNAEYAHLMSGAERENDTAQPTRPEEARDSIDMRLRRGARPAPTGPRTQHHPDRHQHPHPVGEQEDAR comes from the coding sequence ATGTCGACGACACATGCAGCCACCGAGGACCACACCGATCGCTCCGCCGTGCGCACCTTGCTGCGGCTGTGGCCGTACGTCCGCCCCGTGCGGGTACGGCTGTTCGCCGCGTCCGGGGTCGCCGTCGTCGCGTCCTGTACGGGGCTGGTGTTCCCGCTCGTCCTGAAGTGGATGGTGGACGGGCCGGTCGCCGACCGGGACACGGCGGGCGTGTGGCTCGGGGCGCTGTATCTGCTGCTGCTCGGGATCGCGGAGGCGGGACTGTTCGGGCTGCGCCGGTGGCTGGTCGCGCGGCCGTTGTCCCGGGTCGAGGCGGAGATGCGGGCGGATCTCTACCGGCATCTCCAGCGGCTGCCGGTGGCCTTCCACGACCGGTGGCCCTCGGGCCAGCTCCTCTCCCGGGGCACGACCGACCTGATGCTGCTGCGCATGTTCCTCGCCTTCCCGCTGACGTTTCTGCTGGTCAACAGTGTGACGATCCTGCTGGGCGTGATCATCATGCTGCTCCAGGACTGGACGCTGGGCCTGGTGATCCTGGGTCCCGCCGTGCCGGTGATCGTCATGTGCGTGGTCTTCGAGCGGCGGTACGCGCAGGTGGCGCGGCTCGCGCAGGACCAGGTCGGCGATCTGACGACGGTGGTCGAGGAGAGCGTGCTCGGCATCCGGATCATCAAGGGCTTCGGCCGCCACCGCAGCCAGGCCCGCGCCTTCCGCGACCTCTCCCACACCCTGCGCGGCACCGAACTCCGCAAGGCCCGCCTCCTCGCCGTGATCTGGGGCGTCATCGTCACCCTGCCCGAACTGGCACTGGGGGCGACGCTGGTCCTGGGCACGATCCAGGTCGCCGACGGCAACCTGTCGGCAGGCACGCTGGTGGCCTTCCTCTCCACAGCACTGGCCCTGCGCTGGCCGGTGGAGTCGATCGGCTTCCTGTTGGCCATGAGCCAGGAGGCGGCAACGGCGACGGAGCGCTACTTCGAGGTGATGGATGTAGCGCCAGAGATCGATGTAACGCCCTCAGAGGAGGCGCCCCAAAGGGGCGCGGGGAACGGCGCGACCAGCCCAAACGAACCCGCACCCGACAACGATGGCATCCGTTTTTCGAAAGTCACCTTCCGCTACCCAGACGCCCCACCGGATTCCCCACCCGTCCTCGACCGCATAGACCTGCACATCAGACCCGGCGAATCCATGGCCCTCGTCGGCGCCACCGGCACCGGCAAGACCACACTGACGGCACTGGTCCCCCGCCTCCACGAGGTGACCTCCGGCCACATCACCCTGGACGGCGAGGACATCACCGCCATGCCCCGGGAAACGCTGCGCGCCACCGTCGCGATGGCCTTCGAGGAACCCACCCTGTTCTCGGCGAGCGTCGGCGAAAACGTACTGATGGGCGCCGAAAAGGGCGCAGGACAACCGGAGTTGGAGCGCGCACTGGCCGTCGCCCAGGCCGACTTCGCCCACGCGCTGCCGCACGGCACGGACACCCAGGTGGGCGAACAGGGCCTGAGCCTCTCCGGCGGCCAACGCCAACGCCTCGCGCTGGCAAGGGCGGTGGTCGGCGCACCCCGCTTCCTGGTCCTCGACGACCCGCTCTCCGCGCTGGACGTCCACACCGAGGCAGCCGTGGAAGCCGCGCTGCGCCACGTCCTCGCCGACACCACCGCGTTGATCGTGGCCCACCGCCCGTCCACGGTCCTCCTCGCCGACCGCGTGGCCCTGCTGTCCGAGGGCCGTATCACGGCGGTGGGCACCCATCAGGAACTCCTGCGGACGAACGCGGAGTACGCGCACTTGATGTCGGGGGCCGAGCGCGAGAACGACACGGCTCAACCAACGCGCCCTGAAGAGGCGCGGGACAGTATCGACATGCGGCTCCGCCGCGGGGCGCGACCAGCCCCCACCGGCCCGCGGACTCAACACCACCCGGACCGGCACCAGCACCCCCACCCGGTCGGTGAGCAGGAGGACGCCCGATGA
- a CDS encoding ABC transporter ATP-binding protein, which translates to MSATPVIEVTALRKSYGGRAVVDGVSFAVEEGEIFGILGPNGAGKTTTVECVEGLRVPDAGRVRVTGLDPVADHEQVARVLGAQLQESELQAKLTVREALELYAALYPHPADWQPLAERLGLTAKLTTRFAKLSGGQKQRLFIALALIGNPRVVVLDELTTGLDPRARRDTWQLIEDVRASGVTVLLVTHFMEEAQRLCDRIAVIDKGKVAALDTPEGLIRRSAGSTVISFTPSAPLDDGDLNALPALTSVARKDGRITLSGSDETVNAVITLLARGHITAHQLRVSDATLDDAFLDLTEVTA; encoded by the coding sequence ATGTCAGCCACACCTGTCATCGAAGTCACCGCACTGCGCAAGTCCTACGGCGGCCGGGCCGTCGTGGACGGGGTCTCGTTCGCCGTCGAGGAGGGCGAGATCTTCGGGATCCTCGGCCCGAACGGCGCGGGCAAGACCACCACCGTCGAGTGCGTCGAGGGCCTGCGCGTCCCCGACGCCGGCCGCGTCCGCGTCACCGGCCTCGACCCCGTCGCCGACCACGAGCAGGTCGCCCGCGTCCTCGGCGCCCAGCTCCAGGAGAGCGAGCTCCAGGCCAAGCTCACCGTCCGCGAGGCCCTGGAGCTGTACGCGGCCCTCTATCCGCACCCCGCCGACTGGCAGCCGCTGGCCGAACGCCTGGGCCTGACCGCCAAGTTGACCACCCGGTTCGCCAAGCTGTCCGGTGGCCAGAAGCAGCGGCTGTTCATCGCGCTCGCGCTGATCGGCAATCCCCGCGTCGTCGTCCTCGATGAACTCACCACCGGGCTCGACCCGCGCGCCCGGCGCGACACCTGGCAGCTCATCGAGGACGTGCGGGCGAGCGGGGTCACCGTCCTGCTCGTCACGCACTTCATGGAGGAGGCGCAGCGGCTGTGCGACCGGATCGCCGTCATCGACAAGGGCAAGGTGGCCGCCCTGGACACCCCGGAGGGGCTGATCCGGCGTTCGGCCGGCTCCACCGTCATCAGTTTCACGCCCTCCGCGCCCCTGGACGACGGTGACCTGAACGCGCTGCCCGCCCTCACGTCCGTGGCGCGCAAGGACGGCCGGATCACCCTCTCCGGCTCCGACGAGACCGTCAACGCCGTCATCACCCTGCTCGCCCGGGGCCACATCACCGCCCATCAACTCCGCGTGTCCGACGCCACGTTGGACGACGCGTTCCTGGACCTGACGGAGGTCACCGCATGA
- a CDS encoding ABC transporter permease — protein sequence MNTAVLRTELRLFRREPGALFWILLFPTLLLVILGSIPGFRDHDADLGGLRTIDVYVPVAVLLGMIVGGLQSMPQNLTGYRERGILRRMSATPVRPSVLLTAQMVVFGTAALASALCALTVGRLAFDVRLPRQPYGYLLALLLAILASLALGAVVSALSRTTKIAGAIGSAVFFPMMFCAGVWIPVNSMPDTLARIVGYTPFGAAAEALNRAAAGNWPGWTHVGVLAMWTLLLTGAASRWFRWE from the coding sequence ATGAACACCGCAGTCCTGCGCACCGAGTTGAGGCTCTTCCGCCGCGAACCGGGCGCCCTCTTCTGGATCTTGCTCTTCCCCACCCTGCTCCTGGTGATCCTGGGTTCCATCCCGGGCTTCCGCGACCACGACGCCGACCTCGGCGGCCTGCGCACGATCGACGTGTACGTCCCGGTCGCCGTCCTGCTCGGCATGATCGTCGGCGGTCTCCAGTCGATGCCGCAGAACCTCACCGGCTACCGCGAACGCGGCATCCTCCGCCGGATGTCCGCCACCCCGGTCCGCCCGTCCGTCCTCCTCACGGCGCAGATGGTGGTCTTCGGCACGGCGGCCCTGGCCTCCGCCCTGTGCGCGCTGACCGTCGGCCGCCTCGCCTTCGACGTACGCCTCCCCCGGCAGCCCTACGGCTATCTCCTCGCCCTGCTCCTCGCGATCCTGGCCTCGCTCGCGCTGGGCGCGGTGGTCTCCGCGCTGTCCCGGACCACGAAGATCGCGGGCGCGATCGGATCGGCCGTGTTCTTCCCGATGATGTTCTGCGCGGGCGTGTGGATCCCGGTGAATTCGATGCCCGACACGCTCGCCCGGATCGTCGGCTACACCCCGTTCGGCGCCGCCGCCGAGGCCCTGAACCGGGCGGCCGCCGGGAACTGGCCGGGCTGGACGCACGTAGGGGTGCTCGCGATGTGGACCCTGCTGCTGACGGGCGCCGCCTCGCGCTGGTTCCGCTGGGAGTAG
- a CDS encoding sensor histidine kinase — MTTRDRQIDRRWEQLHTWGPYGLLGISVVLALVSSDLFDYTTAQWRVGWALAGAALVLQLWWHGTRARRPGRGRIPSRAGTAYYVVRWALAFVLTWLDPFFAFYAASGFMDADELIPGTVGQRVGLFASAVTVAGAQAGGMPFGSGLQWVLFVALVAVNSVLQMAIAHLTQQETQRSHERTETITELERTNTALQQALDENAALHAQLLVQAREAGVADERRRLAAEIHDTIAQGLTGIIAQLQVVANAPDLTTARTHLDRASALARHSLGEARRSVQNLAPVALENDGLPEALKNTVAEWGERTGVRAEFTVTGTTEQLHDEVSATLLRIVQEALSNAARHARATRVGVTLSFVGEEVILDIRDDGRGFDPLALPERTRTAGFGLDGMRARAERIAGSLAVESEPGHGTALSARVPLVRHE; from the coding sequence ATGACCACCAGGGACCGGCAGATCGACCGCCGCTGGGAGCAACTGCACACGTGGGGGCCGTACGGGCTGCTCGGGATCAGTGTCGTCCTCGCGCTCGTCTCCTCCGATCTGTTCGACTACACCACCGCCCAGTGGCGGGTCGGCTGGGCCCTGGCCGGCGCCGCGCTCGTCCTCCAACTGTGGTGGCACGGCACCCGCGCCCGCCGCCCCGGCCGCGGCCGGATCCCGTCCCGGGCGGGGACCGCGTACTACGTCGTCCGCTGGGCCCTCGCCTTCGTCCTCACCTGGCTCGACCCGTTCTTCGCGTTCTACGCCGCCTCCGGCTTCATGGACGCCGACGAACTGATCCCGGGCACGGTGGGGCAGCGGGTCGGGCTGTTCGCGAGCGCGGTCACCGTGGCCGGAGCGCAGGCCGGCGGGATGCCGTTCGGGAGCGGGCTGCAATGGGTCCTCTTCGTGGCGCTCGTGGCCGTCAACTCCGTCCTCCAGATGGCGATCGCGCATCTCACCCAGCAGGAGACACAGCGGTCCCACGAGCGCACGGAGACCATCACCGAACTCGAACGCACCAACACCGCGCTCCAGCAGGCCCTCGACGAGAACGCCGCCCTGCACGCCCAACTCCTCGTCCAGGCAAGGGAGGCCGGGGTCGCCGACGAGCGGAGGCGGCTCGCCGCCGAGATCCACGACACCATCGCCCAGGGCCTGACCGGCATCATCGCCCAGCTCCAAGTCGTCGCCAACGCACCCGACTTGACGACCGCCCGAACCCACCTCGACCGTGCCTCCGCGCTCGCCCGGCACAGCCTCGGCGAGGCCCGCCGCTCCGTGCAGAACCTCGCGCCCGTCGCCCTGGAGAACGACGGACTGCCCGAGGCGCTGAAGAACACGGTCGCCGAGTGGGGCGAACGCACCGGTGTCCGGGCCGAGTTCACCGTCACCGGCACCACCGAGCAGCTCCACGACGAGGTCTCCGCCACCCTGCTGCGCATCGTCCAGGAAGCCCTGTCGAACGCGGCCCGGCACGCCCGCGCCACCCGCGTCGGCGTCACCCTCTCCTTCGTCGGGGAGGAGGTCATCCTCGACATCCGCGACGACGGCCGGGGCTTCGACCCGCTCGCCCTGCCCGAGCGCACCCGCACCGCCGGCTTCGGCCTCGACGGCATGCGGGCCCGCGCCGAACGCATCGCGGGCTCCCTCGCGGTCGAGTCCGAGCCCGGTCACGGCACGGCCCTCTCGGCTCGCGTACCGTTGGTCCGCCATGAGTGA
- a CDS encoding response regulator transcription factor, translating into MSDELLISVLIVDDHPVVRDGLRGMFESAPGFRVLGEAANGVEAVERAAALDPDVILMDLRMPGGGGVDAIRELTRRAARAKVLVLTTYDTDSDTLPAIEAGATGYLLKDAPRDELFTAVRAAAQGRTVLSPAVASRLVSAVRSPQTAPGNETLSAREREVLALVAKGTSNREIARELFISEATVKTHLTHLYGKLGVKDRAAAVAVAYDRGILG; encoded by the coding sequence ATGAGTGACGAGTTGCTGATCTCCGTTCTGATCGTCGACGACCATCCCGTCGTACGGGACGGTCTGCGCGGCATGTTCGAGTCCGCGCCCGGATTCCGCGTCCTGGGCGAGGCGGCGAACGGCGTCGAGGCCGTGGAGCGGGCCGCCGCCCTCGACCCGGACGTGATCCTGATGGACCTGCGGATGCCGGGCGGCGGGGGAGTCGACGCCATCCGCGAGCTGACCCGCCGCGCCGCCCGCGCGAAGGTGCTCGTCCTGACGACGTACGACACCGACTCCGACACGCTGCCCGCGATCGAGGCGGGCGCGACCGGCTATCTCCTGAAGGACGCCCCGCGCGACGAGCTGTTCACCGCCGTCCGCGCGGCGGCCCAGGGCCGCACCGTCCTCTCGCCCGCCGTCGCCTCCCGGCTGGTCTCCGCGGTCCGCAGCCCCCAGACCGCCCCCGGCAACGAGACGCTCTCCGCCCGCGAACGCGAAGTGCTGGCCCTGGTCGCCAAGGGCACCTCCAACCGTGAGATCGCCCGCGAACTCTTCATCAGCGAGGCGACCGTGAAGACCCATCTCACCCACCTGTACGGCAAGCTGGGCGTCAAGGACCGCGCGGCGGCCGTCGCGGTGGCGTACGACCGGGGGATCCTCGGCTAG